A region of Streptomyces halobius DNA encodes the following proteins:
- a CDS encoding helix-turn-helix domain-containing protein has translation MTSEFSALLRRLRREAGMTQEAMAERSGVGVRTIRGLETGERADPRVTTVRLLADALGLNPEEREELLAAAVRRTGDGSRPEGSTGDGSRPVSKTRDRNPPDDSTDRMEPDAGGRPGSALHATLADVAEQLAQTVAARWQREEEQRQVHDPYPLPVRWRPVAEELTDHWANIRRLPAGGRHGPMDLSGTLDEIVSVYRRIPSGRLVVLGRSGSGKTILAVRFVLDHLKSRGRTEAVPVIFSIGSWDPTALTFRDWLAAQLTRDHPGLAAPGPGGSSLAAALVETGRVLPVLDGFDEIAGGLRRPALEALNATTLPLLLTSRPSEYSAAVAETDVLTSAAAVDLTDLTLSDLADYLPRTTRKARGGALAATDWDPVLSELRKRPHSRAGAHLAAVLTTPLMVTLARAVYSDTPDNDPASLLDTQRFGSPEELEDHLLDNFTPTVYRPRPEHRPGSGPPYAVDPERAQYWLGYLAHHLTRLDTPNLEWWRLGCGLRRTTRTLVTALVICLAIGLVDGAVGTLFDTVAFQLADGLVAGLLSGLLFGITYWFMVAAKDAPVEPSGVRMKIFGREGKARRRCLPRLVIGLLCGLVFGVGYGLVRGVLNGVLSHAGLPTILAVGLGDGIIYGLVFALGAGPTFGLLTFFETPLDIRSAVNPVSLLRTNCRTVATQLLLWAPTFGLLVGFGSLVVIRPAPAILGPVVWNLTAALKLGVISGLGGALGYVLSLTAWGQWAVFSRIWLPLTGRLPWSVVAFLEDAYQRGVLRQAGAVYQFRHARLQHHLARAYRSPRVPQRPTGPGRRTRTR, from the coding sequence GTGACCAGTGAGTTCAGCGCGCTGTTACGGCGGCTGCGGCGCGAGGCGGGGATGACTCAGGAGGCCATGGCAGAGCGCTCCGGAGTGGGCGTGCGCACCATCCGGGGGTTGGAGACCGGCGAGCGCGCCGACCCCAGGGTGACCACGGTGCGGCTGCTGGCCGACGCGCTCGGGCTGAACCCCGAGGAACGCGAGGAGCTGCTGGCGGCTGCCGTCCGCCGCACCGGGGACGGGAGCCGGCCTGAGGGCTCAACCGGGGATGGGAGCCGGCCGGTGAGCAAGACCAGGGACAGGAACCCGCCGGACGACTCAACCGACCGCATGGAACCTGACGCGGGCGGGCGGCCGGGGTCGGCGTTGCACGCAACCCTGGCCGACGTCGCCGAGCAGCTCGCCCAGACGGTGGCCGCCCGCTGGCAGCGCGAGGAGGAGCAGCGGCAGGTCCACGATCCTTACCCGCTGCCGGTGCGCTGGCGGCCGGTTGCCGAAGAGTTGACCGATCACTGGGCCAACATCCGCCGGCTGCCCGCCGGGGGCAGGCACGGGCCCATGGACCTGAGCGGGACACTGGACGAGATCGTGAGCGTGTACCGGCGGATCCCGTCGGGGCGGCTCGTGGTGCTGGGGCGATCGGGCTCCGGGAAGACGATTCTCGCCGTGCGGTTCGTCCTGGACCACCTGAAGTCGAGGGGCCGCACCGAAGCCGTGCCGGTGATCTTCAGCATCGGCTCGTGGGATCCGACCGCCCTCACGTTCCGGGACTGGCTGGCCGCGCAACTGACGCGCGATCACCCCGGCCTTGCCGCCCCGGGACCCGGCGGGTCGAGCCTGGCCGCAGCACTGGTCGAGACCGGCCGGGTGCTCCCCGTGCTGGACGGCTTCGATGAGATCGCCGGCGGCCTGCGCCGTCCCGCGCTGGAGGCGCTCAACGCCACCACCCTCCCCCTGCTGCTGACGAGCCGTCCGTCCGAGTACTCCGCCGCGGTCGCGGAGACCGACGTGCTCACCTCCGCCGCCGCGGTGGATCTGACCGATCTCACCCTGAGCGACCTCGCCGACTATCTGCCGCGCACCACGCGCAAGGCCCGTGGCGGGGCCCTCGCGGCGACCGACTGGGATCCCGTGCTGAGCGAGCTGCGCAAGCGGCCGCACAGCCGGGCCGGTGCCCACCTCGCCGCGGTGTTGACCACTCCGCTGATGGTCACGCTCGCCCGCGCCGTCTACAGCGACACCCCCGACAACGACCCGGCCTCGCTTCTGGACACCCAGCGATTCGGCAGCCCCGAGGAGCTGGAGGACCACCTCCTCGACAATTTCACCCCCACGGTCTACCGCCCTCGGCCCGAGCACCGCCCGGGCAGCGGGCCGCCCTACGCCGTCGACCCGGAACGCGCCCAGTACTGGCTCGGCTACCTGGCCCACCACCTGACCCGGCTCGATACCCCCAACCTGGAGTGGTGGCGGCTCGGTTGCGGGCTGCGTCGCACCACGCGCACGCTGGTGACCGCGCTGGTGATCTGTCTGGCCATCGGGCTCGTCGACGGCGCCGTCGGCACCCTCTTCGACACCGTCGCATTCCAGCTCGCGGACGGGTTGGTGGCGGGGCTCCTCTCCGGGCTCCTGTTCGGGATCACGTACTGGTTCATGGTCGCGGCCAAGGACGCGCCGGTGGAGCCGTCCGGCGTGCGCATGAAGATATTCGGCAGGGAGGGGAAGGCCAGGCGGAGGTGCCTCCCCCGACTGGTGATCGGGTTGCTGTGCGGGCTCGTGTTCGGCGTCGGCTACGGCCTCGTACGCGGAGTGCTCAACGGCGTCCTGTCCCACGCCGGCCTCCCGACGATCCTGGCCGTCGGCCTCGGCGACGGCATCATCTACGGCCTTGTGTTCGCGCTGGGAGCCGGCCCCACCTTCGGCCTCCTGACCTTCTTCGAGACCCCTCTCGACATCCGATCCGCCGTCAATCCGGTCAGCCTCCTGCGCACGAACTGCCGCACGGTCGCCACCCAACTCCTCCTCTGGGCCCCCACCTTCGGACTTCTGGTCGGCTTCGGGTCCCTGGTGGTGATCCGGCCCGCGCCGGCGATCCTGGGCCCGGTCGTCTGGAATCTCACGGCCGCGCTCAAGCTCGGCGTCATCAGCGGGCTCGGTGGCGCCCTCGGCTACGTACTCAGCCTGACCGCCTGGGGCCAGTGGGCGGTCTTCTCCCGGATCTGGCTGCCGCTGACCGGCCGGCTGCCCTGGTCCGTCGTCGCTTTCCTCGAAGACGCCTACCAGCGGGGCGTGCTCCGCCAAGCCGGCGCTGTCTACCAGTTCCGCCATGCCCGCCTGCAACACCATCTCGCCCGCGCCTACCGGTCACCCCGTGTCCCACAGCGGCCCACCGGACCGGGTAGGCGCACGCGCACGCGATGA
- a CDS encoding LLM class flavin-dependent oxidoreductase, whose amino-acid sequence MIDVPLSALEVAMVQTGTRAVETLRDTTAFAQELERLGYHRIWYAEHHHSPAIGAFPPVVLTAHSAASTSAIRLGSGGVLAPNHAPIMLAEQFGTLAALHRGRVDLGIGRGPGTFDEATARALRRGAGPTTDAEYHGDVAAILSFLIDEVALDPLPEPWLLSSSTAGAALAARLGLPIAIAHHIRPDNTRAALDRYRAAFTPSRWCEQPRVLVCVEAVCAETEEEAAWRVGPMDVVKAGLLKGQSEIPFPTPADAAAHPFTAQERRALAGFRAQQAVGTPETVVHRLARLVGETGADELMLTTPVYNLRDRIRSYELIKKYSEATTAP is encoded by the coding sequence ATGATCGATGTACCGCTTTCAGCGCTGGAAGTCGCGATGGTCCAAACGGGCACCCGAGCCGTGGAGACCCTGCGCGACACCACCGCCTTCGCGCAGGAACTGGAACGGCTCGGCTACCACCGGATCTGGTACGCCGAGCATCACCACTCGCCCGCAATCGGCGCGTTCCCCCCAGTTGTGTTGACCGCTCACTCCGCTGCCTCGACCTCGGCCATCCGCCTTGGGTCGGGCGGCGTGCTGGCACCCAACCACGCACCCATCATGCTGGCGGAGCAGTTCGGAACGCTGGCCGCCTTGCACCGGGGCCGCGTCGACCTGGGGATCGGCCGCGGCCCTGGCACCTTTGACGAGGCCACCGCACGGGCACTGCGCCGCGGAGCCGGACCGACGACGGATGCGGAGTACCACGGCGACGTGGCCGCGATCCTGTCCTTTCTGATCGATGAAGTCGCACTCGACCCGCTGCCGGAACCATGGCTGCTGTCCTCCAGCACCGCAGGTGCCGCTCTCGCCGCACGACTCGGCTTGCCGATCGCCATCGCACACCACATCCGGCCGGACAACACCCGAGCGGCGCTGGACCGTTACCGGGCGGCGTTCACCCCGTCCCGTTGGTGCGAGCAACCTCGGGTGCTGGTGTGCGTGGAGGCGGTGTGCGCCGAGACGGAAGAAGAAGCCGCGTGGCGAGTCGGACCGATGGACGTCGTCAAAGCCGGACTCCTCAAAGGCCAGAGCGAGATCCCCTTCCCCACGCCCGCGGACGCGGCCGCACACCCCTTCACAGCACAGGAGCGGCGGGCGCTGGCCGGCTTCCGTGCACAGCAGGCCGTCGGGACACCCGAGACCGTCGTACACCGGCTTGCCCGACTCGTTGGTGAGACCGGAGCAGACGAACTGATGCTGACCACACCCGTCTACAACCTCCGCGACCGCATTCGCTCCTACGAACTCATCAAGAAGTACTCCGAGGCCACGACAGCACCGTAG
- a CDS encoding PadR family transcriptional regulator translates to MASKPLTEAVFFVLLALLDEPRHGYGIKQEAAALSDQRVDLRVGTLYGVLDRLTAEGLVEHDRNEVHQGRLRRYYRLTGDGTRALEAEKARMAANVRVAEQRLTGSGSDVDAPAAPKSRGRARPAGAGGIA, encoded by the coding sequence ATGGCGTCGAAACCACTGACCGAGGCGGTCTTCTTCGTGCTCCTGGCGCTGCTCGACGAGCCGCGCCACGGGTACGGCATCAAGCAGGAGGCCGCCGCACTCTCCGACCAGCGGGTCGATCTACGCGTGGGCACTCTCTACGGCGTCCTTGACCGGCTCACGGCCGAGGGCCTGGTCGAGCACGACCGCAACGAGGTCCACCAGGGCCGGCTGCGCCGCTACTACCGCCTCACCGGCGACGGGACCCGGGCCCTGGAGGCGGAGAAGGCGCGGATGGCCGCCAACGTCAGGGTCGCCGAGCAGCGCCTGACGGGCTCCGGTTCGGACGTCGACGCCCCCGCAGCACCCAAGTCCCGCGGGCGGGCCCGGCCTGCCGGAGCAGGAGGTATCGCATGA
- a CDS encoding GNAT family N-acetyltransferase: protein MQATTLVHRMEDLFDQGLESQAGAALLRFGAARQRQDDRIGWSGDGAAAWFDDARGHVWSVGEPEAAAGLVLRAAHVLPGQVREFTGPRRTDVLVGRHLAVTDVVEWVFRWTLEEPPVHRAEERVVELDEAHHEELLAFLNEHSPDHSTGPGSSDVTLWVGIRDADGRLVACGALSSLRDSGAPLMASVATDAGLRGQGLGAALTSWLTRHAIRQHGFCTLWQLADNSPAERLYTRLGYRNEDPCVAARIATR, encoded by the coding sequence ATGCAGGCAACGACCCTTGTCCACCGGATGGAAGACCTGTTCGACCAGGGCCTGGAATCCCAGGCCGGTGCCGCCCTGCTGCGTTTCGGCGCCGCGCGGCAGCGCCAGGACGACCGGATCGGCTGGTCCGGCGACGGTGCCGCCGCTTGGTTCGACGACGCCCGCGGTCACGTGTGGAGTGTCGGCGAACCGGAGGCCGCCGCCGGACTCGTCCTGCGTGCCGCGCACGTACTTCCCGGCCAGGTGCGGGAGTTCACCGGGCCCCGTCGCACCGACGTCCTGGTCGGCCGCCATCTGGCGGTGACCGATGTCGTCGAGTGGGTCTTCCGCTGGACGCTGGAGGAACCGCCTGTCCACCGGGCCGAGGAGCGAGTGGTCGAGCTCGACGAGGCGCACCATGAGGAGCTGCTCGCTTTCCTCAACGAACACAGCCCGGACCACTCGACCGGGCCCGGTTCCTCCGACGTCACCCTGTGGGTCGGAATACGCGACGCGGACGGGCGGCTGGTGGCCTGTGGTGCCTTGAGCAGCCTGCGGGACAGCGGCGCTCCGCTGATGGCGTCGGTCGCGACGGACGCCGGCCTGCGCGGCCAGGGGCTCGGCGCGGCGCTGACCTCGTGGCTGACCCGGCATGCCATACGGCAGCACGGGTTCTGCACGCTGTGGCAGCTCGCCGACAACTCCCCCGCCGAACGGCTCTACACCCGCCTCGGCTACCGCAACGAGGACCCCTGCGTGGCCGCGCGGATAGCCACGCGCTGA